The sequence GAAGTTGTTTTTTTAGCTGAGGTACCAAATCCTACACCGTCTCCGAAATCTTTAAGATCTCTTGTTCCGATATTGGAAGTAAGGATAATGATCGTATTTCTAAAGTCGATTTTTCTACCTAAACTATCGGTAACGTGACCTTCATCAAGAATCTGTAACAGGATATTGAATACGTCAGGATGGGCTTTTTCAATCTCATCCAGAAGAACCACAGCATAAGGTTTTCTTCTCACAGCTTCAGTTAACTGACCACCTTCTTCGTATCCAACGTATCCCGGAGGCGCACCAACCAATCTTGAAACGGCGAATTTCTCCATGTATTCACTCATGTCGATTCGGATAAGAGACTCATCGGATTCAAAAAGCTCTCTGGCCATTACCTTCGCCAACTCAGTTTTACCAACCCCTGTTGTTCCAAGGAAAATAAATGTACCGATAGGGCGGTTAGGGTCTTTAAGACCAGCTCTGTTTCTTTGAATAGCCTTTACAACTTTCTTCACAGCATCTTCCTGACCGATAACTTTTCCATTCAGTTTCTCATCCATCTGAGCTAATTTATCAAGCTCATTTTTGCCCACTTTCGTTACTGGAACTCCACTCATCATAGAAACCACTTCTGCTACATTTTCTTCACTTACGGTTTCTTTTTTCTCTTTTACATCTTTATCCCATTTTTCCTGAGCGGCATTCAGTTCCATCTGAAGACGTTCCTCCTCATCCTTAAGCTTTCTTGCCTCAAGATAATCCTGAGCTTTTACAGCTTTTTGCTTCATTTCCTTGATCTCTTCAATTTTCTTTTCAAAATCAATGATCTCGGTAGGAACTTTCATGTTCTTGATGTAAACTCTAGAACCTGCTTCGTCCATCGCATCAATTGCTTTGTCCGGTAAGAAACGGTCTGTAATATATCTTGATGTCAGATTGACACATGCATTAATTGCTTCAGGTGTATAAATTACATTGTGGTGTTCTTCATACTTATCCTTAATCTGGTTCAGAATCTGAATGGTTTCCTCAATAGAAGTAGGTTCCACCATTACTTTCTGGAATCTTCTTTCTAAAGCTCCGTCTTTTTCAATATACTGACGGTATTCATCCAGAGTAGTAGCCCCGATGCATTGAATCTCACCTCTTGCTAATGCCGGTTTGAACATATTGGATGCATCTAAGCTTCCTGTAGAACTTCCTGCACCTACAATCGTGTGTAGTTCATCAATGAATAAGATGACATCTCTGTTTTTTTCCAGTTCAGTCATGATAGCTTTCATTCTTTCTTCAAACTGACCACGGTATTTCGTTCCGGCTACTAAACTTGCCAGATCTAATGTGATGACACGTTTTCCGTAAAGAACTCTTGACACCTTTTTCTGTTGAATTCTTAAAGCTAGCCCTTCCGCAATGGCAGATTTACCAACCCCAGGTTCTCCAATAAGAAGCGGGTTGTTTTTCTTTCTACGGGATAAGATCTGAGAGACTCTCTCAATTTCTTTTTCACGTCCAATTACAGGGTCTAATTTTCCATCTCTGGCCAAAGATGTTAAATCTCTACCAAAGTTGTCTAATGTAGGGGTTTTGCTTTTTGCAGAGCCTAAATTGCCTGTAGGCTTTCTCATTTGCTCGAATTCCTCTCTTTCATCATCATCATCATAAGCACTCATTTGTGGTGACTGCCCGGAATTTTTAAGCATAGTCTGGTACTCTCTTGAAACACCTTCATAATCGATGTCGTAAGCTCCCAAAATATTTGAAGTAGGATCCTCATATTTATATAGAATACCTAAAAGCAGGTGAACGGTATTAATTTCATTGCTTTTGTATTGACGGCATTCTAACTCCGCACGTTTGATGGCATGATCCGCCATTTTGGTGAAAGAAATATTGGTAACCTCCTCAGAAATGGGATTAAGACTTGCTGTATTTAGAGTTTCAATTTTTCTTCTGATTTGTGTTAAATCCGCATTGAGGTTTTGAAGGATTTCTTTAGCAGAGTTTTCCGTTTTTATAATACCTAAAAGTAGATGTTCTGTATTAAGAAATTCACTTTTCAGCCTTTTAGCTTCGCTTTTGCTTTGTTTGAACACCTGGCTCAAACCTTGTGAAAACTTATAATCCATAATATATCTCATTAGAACAAAGGCAACATTACCTTTTATTCATTATCTAAATTACAAATATTTTACCAAAAATCAATTAATGACTTTATGGCAGTAAAAAATTTTATTATCTTCTTGAAAATGATTAAGTTTGTTATCCTTAAAAATCTCTCATGAATCCCGAAATTACTACTTACATCGGATACTCAGCCTCTATATTTATCGTGTTGAGTTTCATACTGAAAGATGTAAGAAAAATCAGAGTTGTTAACATGATCGGCTGTATCTGTTTTGTCATTTACGGCTTCTTCAGTGGACCGTTATGGCCGGTAATTATCCCGAACGGGCTTATTTGTTTTATTCAAATCTATCATCTACTGCTTGGAAAAAAAGCGTAATGAAGAAAAAAGTAATTACATCTGCCTTTAGTAATTTGTATACAGATCAGCGTATTGAAAAGGTATGCTATACTTTACATGAAAACGGGTATGAAATTGAGCTGATAGGAAATGATTGGAATGGGGCAGAAGAAATGCAACGTCCTTATCCATTCTCACGGATCCATTTGGCTTCAAAAAGTTTGAAAACAGCTTACTTTGAATTTAACTGGAAATTATACCATGAACTTAAAAAAAAGGCAGATCAAAATACAATTCTTCATGCCAACGATATTGACGCGCTGTATCCCAATTATCTTATTGCTAAAAAGCTAAATATTCCATTAGTTTTTGACAGCCATGAAATTTTTTCAGAAATGCCTGCTGTTCAGGGCAAAATGTCACAAAAATTGTGGCGTTATGTCGAAAAGACTGTCATTCCTGAGCTTAGATTGATGATTACGGCAAGTGGAAGTTATGCAAAATGGTTTCAGAAAAAGTATGGGATAAATCCTGTGGTGATTCAAAATGCACCCAAAAAATTAGGACCCATTGCTGCTATTCCAGAAAATAATCCTAAAATTCTTCTCTACCAGGGAGCTATTAATCCTTTCAGGGGAATTGATAAAGTAATTCTTGCCATGCATCATATAGATCATGTACGATTGAAAATTGCAGGAGATGGTCCAAGAAAAAAAGAATATGAAGAGCTTGTAATCAGTGAAAGACTTCAGCATAAAGTTGAGTTTCTTGGGAAATTAAAACCTGAAGAGCTAAGAAAAGTAACAGTAACTGCAGATTGTGGGATGAGCATCGAAGAAAATGGAGGAGACAGTTATCTATATTCTTTACCTAATAAAGTTTTAGATTGCATTCAGGCCAAAGTTCCTTTGATTTTATCGAATCTTCCTGAGCTTAAGAATATTAAAGATCAATTTGATGTTGGAGAGCTCATCAAAGATCATCATCCGGAAAATATTGCAGCTGCCATACAGAAAGTGTTAGCAAAAGGAAGGGTGAATTATCAGCAGGAACTGGAAAAGGCCTCCGAAGTCCTTTGCTGGGAAAATGAAGAAATAAAACTATTGGAGGTTTTTCGTAAAGCTTCTAATGCATTAGGTTTTAAGCAATAGACGGTTCTCATGATATAATTCTCTCAAAATTAACGTATGCCTTACCGCTTTAGGCCTAAAGCATAATTTACTATCTTTGCACAAAGAAATTTGTTATAAAATGACCATTAAAGAAAAACAGCAGGAAATAATTGACGAATTTGCGTTTCTTGACGACTGGGAGCAGAAATATGAATATATCATTGACCTCGGAAAGGAACTAAAAGGACTTTCTGAAGATAAGAAAATAGAAGAAAATCTGATTAAGGGCTGCCAGAGTAAAGTTTGGATTGATGCTGAATTTAAGGAAGGAAAGCTTTTCTTTAACGCAGATTCAGACGGAATTTTACCAAAAGGTATTGTTTCTCTTTTGGTGAGTATTTACAGTGGACATTCTACTCAGGAAATTTTAGATTCTGACTTTGAGTTTATTTCAGAGATTGGATTACAGGAATTTCTTTCGCCATCCAGAGCTAATGGTTTAATGGCCATGACTAAACAGATCAAATTTTACGCAGTAGCTTATCAGTTGAAATCATAATTGTGACCAGAATTTTAGCATATCGTTTTTCTGCATTTGGAGATGTTGCCATGACAGTTCCTGTTTTTAGGGAATTTTTGGAGCAAAATCCCGGTGTGGAGATTGTCATGGTTTCCAGAAAGAATTTTGAAGCTTTATTTACGGGTATTCCTAATGTTATATTTAAAGGAATTAATGTAGATGATTATAAAGGTTTCTTTGGGCTGAGAAGATTAGGAGATGAATTGATTAAAGAATTCAACCCGGATTATATTGCCAATCTTCATGATGTGATCAGAACCAAAATTCTGGATAGAATTTACAGAAGAAAGGGATTAAAGGTTTTCAAAATAAATAAAGGAAAAGAAGAAAAAGAACATCTTACTGATGTCTGGAATCTGGATAAAGTTCAATTGAAAAAAACAGTTGAGCGATATGCGGATGTTTTTCGGGAAATGGGTTTTAAAGTACAGCTTTCCCAAAAACTTAGACCTGTTTCAGAGCATAAATCTGGAATTGGTTTTGCTCCTTTTGCTCAGCATAAAGGGAAAATGCTTCCGTTGGAAAAATCGTTTGAACTGGCCAGGATTTTGGCTCAGAAACAGACGGTATATTTCTTTGGAGGAGGAAAAAAAGAAACAGAAACCCTTGAGTCCTGGGAAAATCAGATCCCCAATACTAAAAGTCTTTCCGGGAAATTAAGTCTTACCGAAGAGCTTCAGAAGATCTCTGAGCTGGAAGTAATGATTTCTATGGATTCTGCGAATATGCATTTGGCTAGCCTTATGGGAACCCGATGTGTATCTATATGGTGTGCAACGCATCCTTATGCCGGATTTTTAGGATTCGGGCAGAGTGAAGATGATGTGGTGCAGGTAAAAGACCTTTCGTGCAGGCCTTGTTCTGTTTTTGGGGATAAAGAATGCTATAGGGGAGATTGGGCTTGTCTAGAAGAGTTCAGTATTCAAAAAGTGGTTGAGAAAATCTGACATCATGAAGCTTTCAATCTGTATTCCCGTCTATAATTTTGATGTCCGTGAATTGGTTTTTGATTTAAAAGAAGAGATTGATAGCCAGAAAATTGATGCTGAAATTATCTTGATAGATGACGCTTCGAAAGAGGAGTTTAAACACATTAATAAGGAACTTCAAAGTATTTCTCATCAGATTGTTCTTCTTGAAAAAAATATCGGACGATCCCGGATTCGAAATCTTTTTCTGCAGTATGCCACAGGAGAATACCTTTTATTTCTGGACTGCGATGGGAAAATAGTAGAAAAGAACTTCTTAAAAAACTACATAAAATTTATACGGAAAAATATTGACACTCAGGTTGTTTATGGCGGCCGAAAGGTGTTAGATGTGGCATCAGATTCTGATCATTATTTACGGTGGAAGTTTGCTGTTGAGAGAGAAAATCTTCCTGTAAAATTCCGGAGAGAAAAACCCTATTTAACTTTTCAGACCAATAATTTTATACTTCGAAAAGATGTATTGGAAAAAGTAATCTTTAATCCTGATTTTCAGAGGTATGGATATGAAGATCTCCTTTTTGCGATGGATTTAAAAGCAGAGAGCATCAAGATTGATCATATTGATAATCCAATTCTTAATGACGATCTGGAAAGCAATACCGTTTATCTTGGTAAGGTAGAAGAATCTGTAGAAAGTTTATCTAGCATGCTTAAAGATGAAACTCTGAGTTCAAAGTTATCTGAAGTTAAACTTATTAACATGTATAATAAGCTTAAAAATACACCTTTTAAAATTATTTTAGGGGCCTTATTCAAAATGGGAGAGGGGAGTTTAAAAAGAAAGCTTTCCAAAGGAAATGTAAGCCTCCGTTATCTGGATCTGTATAAACTTGGGCTTCTTTTCAGGAAGATGAGATAGATCCTTTTTTCAGTTATAATGAATTTATGGTGCTCACTCCCAATATTTCATCTCAAAGAAATAACAATATTTGGAGGTGATCTAAGTATTTAAATTGATGATTATCCCAAATTATGACAGCAATATATTATACCCGATGCCAGCAACTGCCTGATCATATTTTTGATGAAGCTGTTTTTTCGCTACCTATAGAGATGCAGCAAAAAATACAGAAGTATAGACGTTGGGAGGATGCTCATGCCTGCTTATATGGGAAACTATTACTAAAAGAAGCAATCTCTCAATTAGGATATGATTACTCTCTTGAGTTAATACAAGAAACTAAATACGGAAAACCTCATTTTAAGGATAGTGATTTTGGGTTTAACATTTCTCATTCAGGCGAATATATTGTTTGTGTAATTAGTACGGATGAAAAACAAAACTTAGGAATTGATATTGAAGAAAATAAACCAATAGTATTGGAGGATTTTAATAATGTCTTTACTAAGGACGAGCAAAAAGAGATTAGTGAACAGGGTAATTTTCAAACTTTTTGGACTCGTAAAGAAGCTGTTGCAAAAGCAGATGGGAGAGGAATACTTATACCCTTCAACACAATAGATACTTTGAATTTATCTGTAGTATTGGATAATAAAAGATATACTTTGTACGAAGTGGAAATTGATCACAATTATACCATTTATATGGCTGCTTCCGTTAGTCTTGAGAAAGAGGTAAAATGTTTTTACAAAGATCCTGGCTCCCTGTATTGATATAAAGGTCTTGATTGTTATGTAGAGTTCTCGTGGTTGGTAGAATCAGTCAAAGTCTGTCTATGATAGTAAGTCTGATCTCATGTATAAAATGAAAAAATCTCTCAGAAATCTGAGAGATTTTTTGTGGGCCCTGAGGGATTCGAACCCCCGACCCTCTGGGTGTAAACCAGATGCTCTGAACCAACTGAGCTAAGAGCCCGAATTTTTTTGAAAGGTTTCGTTTCCTTTTCTGTGGGTCCTGAGGGATTCGAACCCCCGACCCTCTGGGTGTAAACCAGATGCTCTGAACCAACTGAGCTAAGAACCCTCTAGACTTTGTTATTGTTTCCTCGTTTAGAGTGGTGCAAATATACAACTTATTCTTTACACTCCAAATTTTTTTCTAAAAAATCTCCCACAACAAAGTTGCTTCCACCAATAAAAATCATTTCTTCATTTGTACACCGTTCTTTTGCAGATAGATATGCTTCCTGCACAGAATTAAAAATTTTATAAAAAATTTTTGCCTCCAGAAGTAAATTTTCATAATCTTTGGGATGTCTTCCCCTGTTGATGGATGGTTTGGCAAAATAAAACTCAGAATTTTCAGGAAGCAAATTCATCACTTCATCTATTTTTTTATCATTTACAAACCCCAAAATAACATGCTTGTGCCTGTCAATAGAATTTAATTGTGAAAAAACATATTCTAAACCTGCCTGATTGTGTCCCGTATCACAAATAGTAAGCGGATCTTTTGAGAATTCAAACCAACGACCAATGAACCCTGTATTCTGATGCACATTCAATAAGCCGTTTTCTATATCTTGAGAGGTAATCCTTACCTCTAGCTTTCTTAATTCTTCAACAAGGGCCAGAACCACCCGAATGTTTTTTCGCTGATAGTTTCCTTTCAAATCGGAAGACAGGTCAGTATGAAGAAGGGTAGCGTCTATGAAAGGCGCGTTTTCTTTTGTAGCTTTTTCTCTGATGATTGTTTTTACGGTTTCATTTTCATCGCCTGAAATGATGGGGGTGTTCTTTTTGATGATTCCCGCTTTCTCGCTGGCAATTTCTTCGATAGTATCTCCTAATATATTCTGATGATCAAGCTGAACATTCGTAATAGCAGAAACTAAAGGATTTATAATATTGGTAGAATCCAGTCTTCCGCCTAACCCTACTTCAATAATCGCAAAATCTACCTGCTGCTGATAGAAATATTCAAAAGCCATGATGGTGGTAAATTCGAAAAATGAAGGTCGAATATCTTCCGGAATATTTTTAAGCTTCTGGATAAAATTGAAGACAAACTCTTTATTACAGTTTTTACCATTCACCTTAATTCGCTCTGTAAAATCAATAAGATGGGGAGAATTATATAACCCTACTTTGTAGCCGGCTTCCTGGAGTATGGATGCCAGCATATTGCTGGAAGATCCCTTTCCGTTGGTACCACCAATATGGATGCATTGTATTTTTTCCTGAGGATTTCCAAAGTAATTACAAAGCTTGGTGATATTGTCAAGACCTGGTTTATAAGCCTGCTGCCCATCTATCTGGTAGTTGGGCATTTGTACGAAAAGCCATTCGATAGCTTCCTGATATTGTTCGTTTGTCATGATACAAAATTCTCAAAAGTTTTATTAAAATGAAACTATTTTTTTCAATCTGTAACTTTTTTATATTTACTTCGTCTAATAGGGAAAAATCTTAATATGAAATCGTCATGATTTGCAGATACAAATACTGATGAAGATGACGTAGATTTCATATGACCATTAAAAACAAATAAACATTTATATATGAAAAAAGTTTGGATTATCGTTTTTGGATTAGGCTATCTGGGTTTAAGTGCTCAGAAGAAATGGTCCTTAAAAGAATGTGTAAGCTATGCAGTGGAGCATAATCTTCAGGTTATCCAAAATCAATATACCAAGCAAAATCAAGAATATAACCTTAAAGCAGCCAGAAAAGATTATTTACCTTCCGTATCGGGAAGTATGATGAATGGAGTGAGCTTCGGGCAAGGGTCATTAGGAGCAGGAAGTTATAGAAATGATAGATTCAATAACAGTGTTGGGGTGAGTGCTGATGTTTTGGTTTACAATAATGGGAGATTAGAGAAGAATGTAAGAAAACTTCAGTTTGATGTAGAAGCAAGCCAATATGATATAGAAGCGATCAAAAATGATATCTCTGTACAAATTGCACAACAATATTTAACAGCTTTGCTGAACAAAGAAATTGTTAAGATCTCTCAAAGTGCTGTAGAAAATGCTAAAAAACAGTACGATAGAGCAAAGATAACAACTCAGGTGGGAACTACAGCCCAAACTGTTTTAGCAGAAGCCGAAGCAGCACTAGCCAGAGAAAAGCAAAATCTTAAAACGGCAGAGGTTAATGTGGGAAGGGCCTTATTTGCAATCGCCCAGCTTTTACAGCTTTCAGATTATAAAGATTTTGATGTAGAAAATGTAGATATCCCTGAAGCATTAGATTCACAATTAGTGACTGTTGATGAGGTTCTTACGAAAGCCTATGAAATACAGCCTCAGATAAAAGCGGCCGAAAGCAGGATAAGATCTGCCGAGGCACAAACTGAGGTAAGTAAAACAGCATTCTGGCCTACATTAACAGCAAGTGCTGGTCTTAATACTTTCTACAACAGATCATTTAATGTTCCTCCAGGTATTGTACAGGAAACCTTTTTTCAGCAATATAAAGATCAATTTGGACAAAATGTAGGAGTATCCCTTAATATTCCAATCTTCAATAAAGGGAAAACAAAATTACAGGTTGAGCAGTCCAAATTAAATGAAAGTGTTAGCAAAATTACCCTTGAACAACAAAAACAAACGGTAAGACAAAATATACAGAAGGCTCAGTTTGATGCTGACGCTAACTATGAATCATATTTAGCTGCATTAGAAGCTGAAAAAAGCTCTAAGCTGGCACTTGATTTTGCAGATAAAAGTTATGCTGCAGGAAAAACAACCATTTACGACGTTAATGTTGCAAGAAATAATTATGCAAATGCACAGGGATCAGTAGCGCAGGCGAAATATAATTATCTTTTCAGTCTTAAATTATTGAATTTCTATGCAGGAATTCCACTAAGTTTGTAGAATGTCTATCCAATCGTTAGAAAAATATTTACCACAAAACACGCTTAAGTATTTAAGAATTTGGTTTTCAGATTATTATATTCATATAAAAGTCACAAGAAACAGAAATTCTAAACTGGGAGATTATAGAAAGCTTCCGGATAATTCTCATGAAATTACAGTAAACTCTACGCTTACTCCACAACTTTTTTTCTTTGTGCTTACTCATGAACTGGCACACCTGATTGCTTTTGAAAAATACGGAAGAAGAATTTCTCCCCATGGTAATGAATGGAAAGAAACCTTTAGAAATATGCTGTTGGAAAGCCTTGAAATTTACGATGAAGAACTGAAACCTATCATTGTGAAATTTTCAAAATCACCAAAGGCTAATTTTATGGCGAGCCCTGATCTTGTAAGATATTTTCACACTGAAAAACAAGATGATAGCCTCCATTTTATCGAACAGCTTCAAAAAGGAGAATTTTTTATATATCGCAACGAAAAGTATTTATTAGAAGGTCTGATTAAAAAAAACTATCTTTGTAAGAACCTGGCTACGGGAAGGAAGTATTCTTTCAAACCTTTAGCAAGGGTAGAAAAATGTAGCTAAGAATGTTAAAATCAGATAGATACTGCGTAATAATGGCTGGAGGGATCGGGAGCAGATTCTGGCCAATGAGCACGCAGAAATTTCCCAAACAATTCCAGGATATTTTAGGAACAGGACGTACCATGATTCAGCAGACTTATGATCGAATCAGCAAGGTAATTCCAAAAGAACATATATTCGTTATTACAAACAAAGAATATATTGCACTTTCCCATCAGCAACTTCCGGAAATTCCTGAGGAAAATATTGTGGGAGAGCCTCTGATGAAAAATACAGCAGCCTGTAATCTGTACATGGCTAATAAAATTGGTGAGATCAATCCGAATGCTACTATGATTGTTCTTCCGGCAGACCATCTGATCCTGAAGGAAGATGTATTTCTGGAAAAAGTAACGCTGGCATTTGACTTAGCTTCTAAAAATGACTACCTGGTAACATTGGGAATTACCCCAACAAGACCTGATACAGGCTATGGATATATCCAGTTTGTAGAAAAGAAAAATTCAGAATATTTCAAAGTAAAGACATTTACTGAAAAACCGATTCTTGAAATTGCCCAAAACTTTTTGGAAAGCGGTGATTTCCTTTGGAATGCAGGAATCTTTATATGGAATATCAAAAGTATTCAACATGCCTTCGATAGTTATCTTCCTGAGATGACACAACATTTTATGGCTTGCGAATACAATTCTGAGAAAGAAAATAATTGTATAGAAATCATTTATCCTAAGGTTCAGAAAATTTCCATTGATAATGGAATCTTAGAGAAAGCCAAAAATGTATATGTTATTCCATCTGATCTGGGCTGGAGTGATCTTGGGACATGGACTTCTATCTATGAAAATACAGAAAAAGATAAGAACGAAAATGCAGTGAAAATAAAGCATTTACTTACTTATAATTCAAAAGGAAACATTATCCGTTTAAAAAATAACAACAAAGCAGTTATTATTGACGGTCTTGAAAACTATATTATAGTAGATACTGACAAAGCTCTTCTTATTTGCCCCAGAGATAATGACCAATTAATCAAGGATTATGTTCTGGATCTGAAAAATTTCAAGAAAGGAGATAAATTTATGTAATATTTGGTTTCTTTATGCTTATTTTTAGGCTATGATTAAATATACACTCCGATTTGCAACTTTAGCCCTTTTACTTTTTAGTATACTGGGATATGCTCAGGAAAAGAAAAAGTTTTCTGGTATTTCCAATATATTACAGAGAATTGAACCTGATGCTAAGGTGGATTCCTGGGTTTTGGTATACAACAGCTATGGAAAAGGAGAGGAGATTAAAATTTCCGGAGGGAAGTTAGGCTATACACCTCAGTTTTCTGGATTTAATCTGTTTCCTAATGAAGACAGTTTTTATTATATAGCCTATTCTTCAGGAGGGAAAATTAATTACATTCTTGATACAGAAACTTTAAAGAATTTTGTAGGAAAAATTGATAATGCTCAGGAAGCTGCTATTATATTGGCTTCCGATGGGTATATGGTGGATGAGGAATTCAAAGATCTTGCAGGTAACTATCATGAAGATCAAAAAAACTACTACCTGGACCTTGGAAAACTAACTTCAAAGGAATGCCCTTATCAGAAAACTCATTATACATTGACGGTTAATAAAACGACCGGGCTTGTAACGAATGTAAAAGATAATGGGACCTATATTGAGCTTTACAATAAAAAATGTGCTAATAACCCAAGACTTCTAAAAGTCGAAAAAAAAGAAGAACCAAAGAAAAATGAGCCTCAAAAAACACCCAAACGCAGATAATACCTATCAAACTGAACGACTGATACTTCGTCCTATGTCTGGTGAAGACAGAGATTTTATTTTTGAACTTTATAATCGACCTAAATTTGTTCAATATATCGGTAACCGAAATGTAAATACAATTGAAGATGCTGAAAACTATATCCTCAACAGATTTGCCCCACAGATCGAAAGACTGGGATTCGGGAACTACCTTTTAATAACCAAGGATACTAACGAAAAAATAGGAGCCGTGGGGATCTTTGAAAGAGAAGGGCTTGACATTGTAGATATCGGCTATTCTTTATTGGAAGAGTTTGAAGGAAAAGGCTATGCTTATGAAGCAGCTCAGAAAGTGAAATCGATCGGTATGGAAGAATTTGGATTGCCAAAAATATCTGCAATTATATCAAAAGATAACCTTTCTTCGCAAAAACTGATCGAAAAATTAGGGTTGAAGTTTAAGAAAAATGTTACCCTTCCCGGTGAAACAGAAGAACTGAATTATTACGAAACAGAATAATCATTACAATACAAAAAAATCCACAAAGACTAGACTCTTGTGGATTTTTTTCTTTTTATCAGTACTGGAAATTATGCCTCTAAGATCTGTTCAGCGGCTGTTTTTGAAGTTACTTTCTCAATAACTCTTGTACAAACGCCATTTTCATCAAAAATAAATGTGGTTCTTACAATTCCCATATACGTTTTTCCAAACGTCTTTTTCTCCTGCCAAACCCCAAATTTTTCAATAATATCACGGTTTTCATCTGCAATAAGATCATAAGGAAAAGCAAATTTGCTATGGAAATTTTTCTGTTTTTTTACAGTGTCTCCACTTACTCCCAATAGCTGATATCCGGCTTTTTCAAGCTTTGAATAATTGTCACTCAGATTGCAAGCTTCAACAGTACATGTCGGAGTACTAGCCTGTGGATAAAAGAAAACAACTAATTTTTTTCCGATTAAGTTTGATGAAGATATCGGTTCTCCATCCTGATTTGTTCCTTCAAATTGAGGTAATTTATCTCCAACTTTCAACATAATGATTTAATTTTGT is a genomic window of Chryseobacterium nakagawai containing:
- a CDS encoding bifunctional folylpolyglutamate synthase/dihydrofolate synthase, translating into MTNEQYQEAIEWLFVQMPNYQIDGQQAYKPGLDNITKLCNYFGNPQEKIQCIHIGGTNGKGSSSNMLASILQEAGYKVGLYNSPHLIDFTERIKVNGKNCNKEFVFNFIQKLKNIPEDIRPSFFEFTTIMAFEYFYQQQVDFAIIEVGLGGRLDSTNIINPLVSAITNVQLDHQNILGDTIEEIASEKAGIIKKNTPIISGDENETVKTIIREKATKENAPFIDATLLHTDLSSDLKGNYQRKNIRVVLALVEELRKLEVRITSQDIENGLLNVHQNTGFIGRWFEFSKDPLTICDTGHNQAGLEYVFSQLNSIDRHKHVILGFVNDKKIDEVMNLLPENSEFYFAKPSINRGRHPKDYENLLLEAKIFYKIFNSVQEAYLSAKERCTNEEMIFIGGSNFVVGDFLEKNLECKE
- the bcp gene encoding thioredoxin-dependent thiol peroxidase; its protein translation is MLKVGDKLPQFEGTNQDGEPISSSNLIGKKLVVFFYPQASTPTCTVEACNLSDNYSKLEKAGYQLLGVSGDTVKKQKNFHSKFAFPYDLIADENRDIIEKFGVWQEKKTFGKTYMGIVRTTFIFDENGVCTRVIEKVTSKTAAEQILEA
- a CDS encoding SprT-like domain-containing protein; this encodes MSIQSLEKYLPQNTLKYLRIWFSDYYIHIKVTRNRNSKLGDYRKLPDNSHEITVNSTLTPQLFFFVLTHELAHLIAFEKYGRRISPHGNEWKETFRNMLLESLEIYDEELKPIIVKFSKSPKANFMASPDLVRYFHTEKQDDSLHFIEQLQKGEFFIYRNEKYLLEGLIKKNYLCKNLATGRKYSFKPLARVEKCS
- a CDS encoding GNAT family N-acetyltransferase, whose amino-acid sequence is MSLKKHPNADNTYQTERLILRPMSGEDRDFIFELYNRPKFVQYIGNRNVNTIEDAENYILNRFAPQIERLGFGNYLLITKDTNEKIGAVGIFEREGLDIVDIGYSLLEEFEGKGYAYEAAQKVKSIGMEEFGLPKISAIISKDNLSSQKLIEKLGLKFKKNVTLPGETEELNYYETE
- a CDS encoding TolC family protein; translated protein: MKKVWIIVFGLGYLGLSAQKKWSLKECVSYAVEHNLQVIQNQYTKQNQEYNLKAARKDYLPSVSGSMMNGVSFGQGSLGAGSYRNDRFNNSVGVSADVLVYNNGRLEKNVRKLQFDVEASQYDIEAIKNDISVQIAQQYLTALLNKEIVKISQSAVENAKKQYDRAKITTQVGTTAQTVLAEAEAALAREKQNLKTAEVNVGRALFAIAQLLQLSDYKDFDVENVDIPEALDSQLVTVDEVLTKAYEIQPQIKAAESRIRSAEAQTEVSKTAFWPTLTASAGLNTFYNRSFNVPPGIVQETFFQQYKDQFGQNVGVSLNIPIFNKGKTKLQVEQSKLNESVSKITLEQQKQTVRQNIQKAQFDADANYESYLAALEAEKSSKLALDFADKSYAAGKTTIYDVNVARNNYANAQGSVAQAKYNYLFSLKLLNFYAGIPLSL
- a CDS encoding mannose-1-phosphate guanylyltransferase, whose product is MLKSDRYCVIMAGGIGSRFWPMSTQKFPKQFQDILGTGRTMIQQTYDRISKVIPKEHIFVITNKEYIALSHQQLPEIPEENIVGEPLMKNTAACNLYMANKIGEINPNATMIVLPADHLILKEDVFLEKVTLAFDLASKNDYLVTLGITPTRPDTGYGYIQFVEKKNSEYFKVKTFTEKPILEIAQNFLESGDFLWNAGIFIWNIKSIQHAFDSYLPEMTQHFMACEYNSEKENNCIEIIYPKVQKISIDNGILEKAKNVYVIPSDLGWSDLGTWTSIYENTEKDKNENAVKIKHLLTYNSKGNIIRLKNNNKAVIIDGLENYIIVDTDKALLICPRDNDQLIKDYVLDLKNFKKGDKFM